The Thermanaerovibrio acidaminovorans DSM 6589 genome contains a region encoding:
- a CDS encoding transketolase, whose protein sequence is MMDPVRSRELGTLAKEVRKDVVRMIGLSKVGCLGVSLALVDLLVFLYWELMRVDPADARMAERDRLVLSKWRGSPALYSVLARRGFFSREELWSFGRLGALLQGSPDCRRVPGVDAPSGPSGMGLGMAVGLSIALRMDGLPSRVFCLMGDGELRDGLSWEAAFSASFHRLDRLVAVINVTDHGGEPWGPADDPESMGRKLATFGWAVSQGDGHDFPSMETAFAQVMGANAPKAVILRTLEGGGVPLPRGGDALSRGDVDSVIGQIEYEGRGPLDDRT, encoded by the coding sequence ATGATGGACCCAGTGCGGTCCCGAGAGTTGGGCACCTTGGCCAAGGAGGTCCGGAAGGACGTGGTCCGGATGATAGGCTTGTCCAAGGTGGGGTGCCTTGGGGTATCGCTGGCCCTGGTGGACCTTTTGGTCTTCCTCTACTGGGAGTTGATGCGGGTGGACCCTGCCGACGCCAGGATGGCCGAGCGGGACCGGCTGGTGTTGAGCAAGTGGAGGGGCTCCCCCGCCCTCTACTCGGTGCTGGCCCGGCGGGGCTTCTTCTCCCGGGAGGAGCTCTGGAGCTTCGGAAGGCTGGGGGCCCTTCTGCAGGGTAGCCCCGATTGTCGCCGGGTGCCTGGGGTGGACGCCCCGTCGGGCCCTTCCGGCATGGGGCTTGGGATGGCGGTGGGGCTCTCCATAGCGCTCAGGATGGACGGGCTGCCCAGCCGGGTCTTCTGCCTCATGGGGGATGGGGAGCTGAGGGATGGCCTCTCCTGGGAGGCGGCCTTCTCCGCCTCCTTCCACCGGCTTGACCGGCTGGTGGCGGTGATAAACGTGACGGACCACGGGGGGGAGCCCTGGGGTCCCGCGGATGACCCGGAGTCCATGGGGCGCAAGCTGGCCACCTTCGGCTGGGCGGTCTCCCAGGGGGACGGGCACGATTTCCCCTCCATGGAGACGGCCTTTGCGCAGGTGATGGGGGCCAACGCTCCCAAGGCGGTGATCCTGCGCACCCTCGAGGGAGGAGGCGTCCCGTTGCCCAGGGGTGGGGATGCCCTCTCCAGGGGTGACGTGGACTCGGTGATCGGCCAGATAGAGTACGAAGGGAGGGGGCCTTTGGATGACAGGACCTAG
- a CDS encoding transketolase family protein yields MTGPSPMWHGYEEALCRSALDVPHLVVVDSREGTLGGEFRDRFPHRFFVAGTSEQEVVLTAAGLALGGKKVFASWSSPFLVGRSYDLIRSAIAIPALSVVLVSPFGWLDRGPSGAHHQLVEDLGLMTAMPGMPVLVPSDGVSARCLIERLARSEGPAYVRLTAGNVPGVYQDDDGDFPLGGARFLTRGDGVTICACGIMVHEALKAARVLSSQGIEAEVIDCYSVRPLAEQVVLSSVRRTGCCVVAEEHSLHGGLGSAVCQCLSSRYPVPVGMVCADDRFGQSGSPEELREFYGLTAGRIVSSAVQVFSMRRR; encoded by the coding sequence ATGACAGGACCTAGTCCCATGTGGCACGGATACGAGGAGGCCCTCTGCCGCTCCGCACTGGATGTGCCCCACCTGGTGGTGGTGGACTCTCGGGAGGGGACCTTGGGGGGGGAGTTCAGGGACAGGTTCCCCCACCGGTTCTTCGTGGCTGGCACGTCGGAGCAGGAGGTGGTGCTCACCGCCGCTGGGTTGGCCCTGGGGGGCAAGAAGGTGTTCGCCTCCTGGTCGAGCCCCTTCCTGGTGGGGCGGTCCTACGATCTGATACGGTCCGCCATAGCCATACCGGCCCTTTCGGTGGTGCTGGTTAGCCCCTTCGGGTGGCTGGACCGTGGGCCCAGCGGGGCCCATCATCAGCTGGTGGAGGACCTGGGGCTCATGACCGCCATGCCGGGCATGCCGGTGCTGGTCCCCTCCGACGGGGTGTCCGCCCGATGCCTTATCGAGCGGCTGGCCCGATCCGAGGGTCCCGCCTACGTGAGGCTCACCGCCGGGAACGTGCCAGGGGTTTACCAGGACGATGACGGCGATTTCCCCCTTGGGGGCGCCAGGTTCCTCACCCGGGGAGATGGGGTCACCATATGTGCGTGTGGTATCATGGTCCACGAGGCGTTGAAGGCCGCCCGGGTGCTGTCAAGCCAGGGGATAGAGGCGGAGGTAATAGACTGTTACAGCGTCCGGCCCCTGGCGGAGCAGGTTGTTCTCTCGTCGGTCCGCCGGACTGGGTGTTGCGTGGTGGCGGAGGAGCACAGCCTGCACGGTGGGCTCGGCAGCGCGGTTTGCCAGTGCCTGTCCTCCCGGTACCCGGTGCCGGTGGGCATGGTGTGCGCCGACGACAGGTTCGGCCAGAGCGGCTCCCCGGAGGAACTCCGGGAGTTCTACGGCCTCACTGCTGGACGGATAGTGAGCTCCGCCGTCCAGGTTTTCAGCATGCGCAGGAGGTAG
- the csaB gene encoding polysaccharide pyruvyl transferase CsaB, which translates to MRELDVVLCGYYGFGNLGDELLAKALVELLCLSGVDRDRIGVLSASPDQTAGELGVRSEDRWSPRSVFRFLSSSRTLLLGGGGLFQDVTSLKSPLYYWGVTFMARRAGAVPWAFGQSLGPLSSSLGRRLATRSLGACKVRVLRDAPSVKLAQSMGIGAVMMAPDPVLALRPNVGERTGAFIGVNVRPTRSVSLKKVAYCIRDLVLKEGLPVVGLALAEEDLLALRDLETFGVRMGDVRLMRSLRDFEAVAGSLRGTVSMRLHGVVLSVASRIPCVAIPYDPKVEAFAGQFLVPMSSGDRPMEFGDPVDVSALDEAQGALREAMGLAVSKLGIGGGS; encoded by the coding sequence ATGAGGGAGCTGGACGTGGTCCTCTGCGGCTACTACGGGTTCGGCAACCTGGGGGACGAGCTTCTGGCCAAGGCCCTGGTGGAGCTCCTATGCCTCAGCGGGGTGGATAGGGACCGCATAGGGGTCCTGTCCGCCTCCCCGGACCAGACCGCAGGGGAGCTGGGGGTTCGCTCCGAGGACCGATGGAGCCCCAGGAGTGTCTTCAGGTTCCTATCCTCCTCCAGGACCCTGCTCCTGGGGGGAGGGGGGCTATTCCAGGACGTGACCAGCCTCAAGAGCCCCCTCTACTACTGGGGAGTCACCTTCATGGCCCGCCGGGCCGGGGCGGTTCCCTGGGCCTTCGGCCAGTCCCTTGGTCCCTTAAGTAGCTCCTTGGGTCGCCGGCTGGCCACCAGGTCACTGGGGGCCTGCAAGGTTAGGGTCTTGAGGGACGCCCCGTCGGTCAAGCTGGCCCAGTCCATGGGCATAGGGGCGGTGATGATGGCTCCGGACCCGGTGTTGGCCTTGAGGCCAAACGTGGGGGAGAGGACCGGGGCCTTCATAGGGGTCAACGTCCGGCCCACCCGGTCGGTGAGTCTCAAGAAGGTGGCCTACTGCATCCGGGATCTGGTGCTCAAGGAAGGCCTGCCGGTGGTGGGTTTGGCCCTGGCGGAGGAGGACCTGTTGGCCCTGAGGGACCTGGAGACCTTCGGGGTCAGGATGGGGGACGTGAGGCTCATGCGGTCCCTTCGGGACTTCGAAGCGGTGGCGGGATCCCTTCGGGGGACGGTCTCCATGCGGCTCCACGGGGTGGTGCTGTCGGTGGCGTCCCGGATCCCCTGCGTGGCCATCCCTTACGATCCCAAGGTGGAGGCCTTCGCGGGGCAGTTCTTGGTGCCCATGTCCTCCGGGGACCGTCCCATGGAGTTCGGGGACCCGGTGGACGTGTCGGCGCTCGATGAGGCCCAGGGGGCTCTGAGGGAGGCCATGGGTCTTGCGGTGTCCAAGCTGGGCATAGGGGGTGGGTCATGA
- a CDS encoding cell division ATP-binding protein FtsE yields the protein MDIRLSGVTKIFHPDITALEDIYLDIPKGEFVYLVGPTGSGKTTLMRTITREVLPTRGQVMVGSYSLRKIGRVDLSLFRREVGVVYQDFCLLPHLNVFENVAFVLEVLGMPPREVKERADEVLERVNLWRRRFLYPPQLSGGEQQRVAIARAIVNSPSILLADEPTGNLDLHTAEEIMQLLLSINAMGTTILMATHNQYLVDSYRQRVVELKMGRIVRDEKRGRYEIDGEL from the coding sequence ATGGACATACGGCTATCTGGGGTTACTAAGATATTCCACCCGGATATAACCGCTCTTGAGGACATATATTTGGACATCCCCAAGGGGGAGTTCGTGTACTTGGTGGGGCCCACCGGGTCCGGCAAGACCACCCTGATGAGGACCATAACCCGGGAGGTTTTGCCAACCAGGGGGCAGGTGATGGTGGGGTCCTACAGCTTAAGGAAGATAGGCCGGGTGGATCTCTCCCTCTTCCGCCGGGAGGTGGGGGTGGTCTATCAGGATTTCTGTCTTTTGCCCCACCTAAACGTGTTCGAGAACGTGGCCTTCGTCCTGGAGGTGCTTGGGATGCCCCCCCGGGAGGTGAAGGAGAGGGCCGATGAGGTGCTGGAGCGGGTGAACCTGTGGCGCCGCAGGTTCCTGTACCCTCCCCAGCTGTCCGGCGGTGAGCAGCAGCGGGTTGCCATAGCCAGGGCCATAGTGAACTCTCCGTCGATCCTGTTGGCGGACGAGCCCACCGGCAACCTGGACCTTCACACCGCGGAGGAGATAATGCAGTTGTTGCTGTCCATAAACGCCATGGGGACCACCATCCTCATGGCCACCCATAACCAGTACCTGGTGGATTCCTACCGTCAGCGGGTGGTGGAGTTGAAGATGGGTCGGATAGTCCGAGACGAGAAGAGGGGAAGGTACGAGATCGATGGGGAGCTTTAG
- a CDS encoding S41 family peptidase, producing MKRFRDVFLGVAIGALAVTGMMAAVANDGSQPDSLKPPFSVRNMAILRQARAIMELYHVDADKLPGEQKLFYGAMKGMVSAAGDPYTRFVDPSQLKEESIEMEGQYGGVGMYVGQRDGKVLVISPMEGTPAHRAGLKPMDEIVKVNDKVVVGMAQDEVVNMLRGQAGTKVTVWVRRKGKDEILKFNLVREIIKVKSVRYSLLEEGYAYVRLAHFTQTSGQEMREAVSWARSKGAKGMVLDLRNDPGGLLNAAVDVASCFLNDGDLVVSTRGRVERANEAMYASGGVKYPGPLVVLINEGSASASEIVAGALRDHKRAKLVGTKSFGKGSVQTLFNLPDGAGMYVTIARYYTPSGKMIDKVGLEPDVKVRGEPNENPKKDVQLKRALEVLKKGR from the coding sequence ATGAAGAGATTCAGGGACGTGTTCCTTGGGGTGGCGATAGGCGCCCTGGCGGTGACGGGGATGATGGCGGCGGTGGCCAACGACGGGTCCCAGCCGGACTCCCTGAAGCCCCCGTTCTCGGTGAGGAACATGGCCATACTTCGCCAGGCCAGGGCCATAATGGAGCTTTACCACGTGGACGCGGACAAGCTCCCGGGGGAGCAGAAGCTGTTCTACGGGGCCATGAAGGGCATGGTCTCCGCCGCGGGGGACCCCTACACCCGGTTCGTGGACCCCTCCCAGCTCAAAGAGGAGTCCATCGAGATGGAGGGCCAGTACGGTGGGGTGGGTATGTACGTGGGGCAGCGGGACGGCAAGGTGCTGGTGATAAGCCCCATGGAGGGGACCCCGGCCCACCGGGCAGGGCTCAAACCCATGGACGAGATCGTGAAGGTGAACGACAAGGTCGTGGTGGGGATGGCCCAGGACGAGGTGGTTAACATGCTCCGGGGCCAGGCGGGCACCAAGGTCACCGTCTGGGTGAGGCGGAAGGGCAAGGACGAGATCCTCAAGTTCAACCTGGTGAGGGAGATAATAAAGGTTAAGTCCGTCCGCTACAGCCTCCTGGAGGAGGGGTACGCCTACGTCAGGCTCGCCCACTTCACCCAGACCTCCGGGCAGGAGATGCGGGAGGCGGTATCCTGGGCCAGGTCCAAGGGGGCCAAGGGTATGGTGCTGGACCTTAGAAACGACCCCGGGGGGCTCCTCAACGCGGCGGTGGACGTGGCGTCCTGCTTCTTGAACGACGGTGACCTGGTGGTCAGCACCCGGGGCCGGGTGGAGAGGGCAAACGAGGCCATGTACGCCTCCGGCGGCGTCAAGTACCCTGGTCCCCTGGTGGTGCTCATAAACGAGGGCAGCGCCAGCGCCTCGGAGATAGTGGCGGGGGCCCTGCGGGACCACAAGCGGGCCAAGCTGGTGGGGACCAAGAGCTTCGGGAAGGGCTCGGTCCAGACCCTGTTCAACCTGCCGGACGGGGCGGGGATGTACGTAACCATAGCCCGGTACTACACCCCGTCGGGCAAGATGATAGACAAGGTGGGCCTCGAGCCGGACGTGAAGGTCCGGGGGGAGCCAAACGAGAATCCCAAGAAGGACGTCCAGCTGAAGCGGGCCCTGGAGGTCCTCAAGAAGGGTCGGTAG
- a CDS encoding DUF5693 family protein, producing MSRPSLSKLSAALMLAALVISALALIPRVRSEMGDRNVGLVCDYRDLTSLAREGTLSPGALLRELKGLGLGGILVSELTGKDLLAGLSPVRLSPVRDLPFKFPQGLPQDRAVLFGPAEDRGVQLIARYLEAKFPASSRISSGANLAVVLPLGMSEASDGGLVPDVEGLEFARANGLPIIFRPSPCVGVGGSSVAMAVEGLMEAYPIRGILPAGLSVAGYPDLEPLGALIRGNGLFLAQTEFVKQVGMSNLVKESFPRVIPIHSVVKDEVFSKNITREQLVERMVRAVHERSVRLLLVRPYDLYPADRLGSFREDLRHLSSSLEARRYHLRFPSPKGDVPRSWLGALGAALALLGVWLRLRARFAPHFPRLLGRLGSMGILAALGTLGLLAIPFGGLPMRLLGALLGALGASEGALTALEEENPLRGAMRGFAVTAVAGLAIGAMYGFSFYMLRVGVFSGVKLTLVVPPAAVLLNDLLKRVYPEGREMLSRPPMWGELLVASGLLLALAFMAIRSDNTALVPQWELTLREWLERALLVRPRTKELIGYPCLFLYGWLSRRGLGGRFGEVLRIGSSLAFASALNSFCHLHTPLFLTLLRGLNGLWVGSLLGFAGCLALSLSLPLLKGVDRP from the coding sequence ATGAGTAGGCCCTCGCTCTCCAAACTCTCGGCGGCTCTGATGCTGGCCGCCCTGGTCATATCGGCGCTTGCCCTGATACCCCGGGTGAGGTCCGAGATGGGGGACAGGAACGTGGGGCTGGTGTGCGACTACAGGGACCTCACCTCCCTAGCCAGGGAGGGGACGCTGTCCCCCGGTGCGCTCCTGAGGGAGCTCAAAGGGCTTGGCCTTGGGGGCATCCTGGTTAGCGAGCTCACCGGCAAGGACCTTCTGGCGGGCCTCTCCCCGGTTAGGCTCTCCCCTGTAAGGGACCTGCCGTTCAAGTTCCCCCAGGGGCTTCCCCAGGACAGGGCGGTGCTTTTCGGTCCCGCGGAGGACCGGGGCGTCCAGCTGATCGCCCGTTACCTGGAGGCCAAGTTCCCCGCCTCCAGCCGGATCTCCTCCGGCGCTAACCTGGCGGTGGTGCTGCCCCTGGGCATGTCAGAGGCCTCCGACGGCGGCCTGGTGCCCGACGTGGAGGGGTTGGAGTTCGCCCGGGCCAACGGCCTTCCGATCATATTCAGGCCCTCCCCCTGCGTCGGGGTGGGTGGGTCCTCCGTGGCCATGGCGGTGGAGGGGCTCATGGAGGCCTACCCCATAAGGGGCATCCTGCCCGCGGGGCTTTCCGTGGCGGGCTACCCGGACCTGGAGCCCCTGGGGGCGCTGATAAGGGGCAACGGCCTCTTCCTGGCCCAGACGGAGTTCGTAAAGCAGGTGGGCATGTCGAACCTGGTGAAGGAGAGCTTTCCCCGGGTGATCCCCATCCACAGCGTGGTGAAGGACGAGGTGTTCTCCAAGAACATCACCCGGGAGCAGCTGGTGGAGCGGATGGTCCGGGCGGTGCACGAGCGTTCCGTCAGGCTCCTTTTGGTCAGGCCCTACGACCTATACCCGGCGGACCGGCTGGGAAGCTTCAGGGAGGATCTGCGGCACCTGAGCTCCTCCCTGGAGGCCCGGCGCTACCACCTCAGGTTCCCCTCCCCCAAGGGGGACGTGCCCAGGTCCTGGCTGGGGGCCCTGGGGGCCGCGTTGGCCCTTCTCGGGGTTTGGCTTCGGCTCCGGGCCCGGTTCGCCCCCCACTTCCCCCGCCTCCTTGGGCGCCTGGGGTCCATGGGGATCCTGGCTGCCCTGGGGACCCTAGGGCTACTGGCGATACCCTTCGGTGGGCTGCCCATGAGGCTGTTGGGCGCCCTCCTGGGGGCCCTTGGGGCCTCCGAGGGGGCCTTGACCGCCCTGGAGGAGGAGAACCCCCTCCGGGGAGCGATGAGGGGCTTCGCGGTGACCGCCGTGGCGGGACTCGCCATAGGGGCCATGTACGGCTTCAGCTTCTACATGTTGAGGGTCGGGGTCTTCTCGGGGGTTAAGCTCACCCTGGTGGTTCCCCCTGCGGCGGTTCTCCTGAACGACCTGCTGAAGAGGGTCTACCCGGAGGGGCGGGAGATGCTGTCGAGGCCCCCCATGTGGGGGGAGCTGCTGGTGGCCTCCGGGCTGCTCCTGGCCCTGGCGTTCATGGCCATAAGGAGCGACAACACCGCCCTGGTGCCCCAGTGGGAGCTGACCCTGAGGGAGTGGCTCGAGAGGGCGCTGCTGGTTCGCCCCAGGACCAAGGAGCTCATCGGCTACCCGTGTCTCTTCCTCTACGGTTGGCTCTCCCGCCGGGGCCTTGGGGGGCGTTTCGGTGAGGTGCTTAGGATCGGCTCCTCCCTGGCCTTCGCGTCCGCCCTCAACTCCTTCTGTCACCTCCACACCCCCCTGTTCTTGACCCTTTTGAGGGGGCTGAACGGCCTTTGGGTGGGGTCTCTGCTTGGATTTGCCGGGTGCCTGGCCCTCTCCCTGTCGCTTCCATTGCTCAAGGGGGTTGATCGCCCATGA
- a CDS encoding cell division protein FtsX, with the protein MGSFRYSVRDGLRLVFRHWGLSFLTLFTSAAVFYLMGASILFVLNTRHVVRNLEGELSIQAYMTPRADLEAVAKRIRSMPHVRAVEVITPAKALDRLKARLGSQVQAVTLLGENPLPPSVEVWVDKAASVPVVARELLTVEEVQDVVYAGKLAEKLSKLSRFAGRFSLGVLLVAIAASGVVLFNTIRIAVYSKEEEIAIMLMVGATPTFVAMPFIIQGVLLGSLGALLSSGMLAMSYKAAIERLKDFLPFLEFLNDPMLLLRLTGVLVAGGAVVSFISSFMAVERFIRRALKPL; encoded by the coding sequence ATGGGGAGCTTTAGGTATTCTGTAAGGGACGGGCTCAGGTTGGTCTTCCGCCACTGGGGGCTAAGCTTCCTGACCCTTTTCACCTCCGCCGCGGTCTTCTACCTGATGGGGGCCAGCATCCTGTTCGTTCTGAACACCCGGCATGTGGTAAGGAACCTGGAGGGGGAGCTCTCCATCCAGGCCTACATGACCCCCCGGGCGGACCTGGAGGCGGTGGCCAAGCGGATCAGGTCCATGCCCCACGTGAGGGCGGTGGAGGTCATAACCCCCGCCAAGGCGCTGGACAGGCTGAAGGCCCGGCTTGGGAGCCAGGTTCAGGCGGTGACGCTGCTCGGGGAGAACCCGTTGCCTCCCAGCGTGGAGGTGTGGGTGGACAAGGCGGCGTCGGTGCCGGTGGTGGCTAGGGAGCTTCTGACCGTGGAGGAGGTCCAGGACGTGGTCTACGCGGGGAAGCTGGCGGAGAAGCTGTCCAAGCTCTCCCGGTTTGCTGGCCGGTTCTCCCTGGGGGTCCTGTTGGTGGCCATCGCCGCCAGCGGGGTGGTGCTATTCAACACCATAAGGATAGCGGTCTACTCCAAGGAGGAGGAAATAGCCATCATGCTCATGGTGGGTGCCACCCCCACCTTCGTGGCCATGCCCTTCATAATCCAGGGGGTCCTCCTGGGTTCCCTGGGGGCCCTCCTGTCGTCTGGCATGCTGGCCATGTCCTACAAGGCCGCCATAGAGAGGCTCAAGGACTTCCTCCCCTTCCTGGAGTTTCTTAACGATCCCATGTTGCTTCTCCGGCTAACCGGCGTTCTGGTGGCCGGCGGGGCGGTGGTGAGCTTCATCTCCAGCTTCATGGCGGTGGAGCGGTTCATCCGCCGGGCCCTGAAGCCCCTATAG
- a CDS encoding divergent polysaccharide deacetylase family protein yields MRLSRWGLWALVLVALGVGLWSMGIASRSPMPGPLEKMVSADLTGEEPPAEAPGTPPEAPPSGEGRVEGTPKGDEPQGHPKAGLKRPPVERPALPGGRGRPWLAIVVDDMGYDLSAARRLAALRIPMTWAIIPGAPRASQVAEIARAHGIPYLVHLPMQALSDPDGGESVIHVGMDAKDMRARVRRAFDSLPGAVGVNNHRGSAATSDSKTMGDFVKVLAELRPGWFFLDSATSPRSVARKEALRRGIRSLRNGYFIDSVPGREDRALAAAVKGALKSGGAVAIGHPRPGTLEALSRLAAGRAELPVRLVALPEAMGDSGGGEAR; encoded by the coding sequence TTGAGGCTCTCCCGGTGGGGCCTGTGGGCCCTGGTTCTGGTGGCCCTGGGGGTGGGACTCTGGTCCATGGGGATCGCCTCCAGGTCCCCCATGCCCGGCCCCCTCGAGAAGATGGTGTCGGCGGACCTGACGGGGGAGGAACCTCCCGCTGAGGCTCCCGGTACCCCCCCGGAGGCGCCACCCTCGGGGGAGGGGCGGGTTGAGGGCACGCCCAAGGGGGATGAACCTCAAGGGCACCCCAAGGCGGGCTTGAAGAGGCCCCCAGTGGAGAGGCCCGCTCTCCCGGGTGGAAGGGGGCGCCCGTGGCTGGCCATCGTGGTGGATGATATGGGGTACGACCTTTCCGCCGCCAGGCGCCTTGCGGCGCTCCGGATCCCCATGACCTGGGCTATAATACCCGGGGCGCCCCGGGCCTCCCAGGTGGCGGAGATCGCCCGGGCCCATGGGATACCCTATTTGGTCCACCTTCCCATGCAGGCCCTGTCGGACCCGGACGGTGGGGAGTCGGTGATCCATGTGGGCATGGATGCTAAGGACATGAGGGCCAGGGTCCGCAGGGCCTTCGACTCCCTACCCGGAGCGGTGGGGGTCAACAACCACCGGGGGTCCGCCGCCACGTCGGACTCCAAGACCATGGGGGACTTCGTGAAGGTCCTGGCGGAGCTGAGGCCCGGATGGTTCTTCCTGGACAGCGCCACCTCCCCAAGGTCGGTGGCGCGGAAGGAGGCTCTGCGGCGGGGCATAAGGTCCCTTAGGAACGGTTACTTCATCGATAGCGTCCCCGGGCGGGAGGATAGGGCCCTTGCGGCGGCCGTCAAGGGGGCGTTGAAGAGCGGGGGGGCTGTGGCCATAGGCCATCCGAGGCCCGGTACTCTGGAAGCGCTCTCCCGCCTGGCGGCGGGCAGGGCGGAGCTACCGGTCCGTCTGGTTGCTCTTCCGGAGGCGATGGGGGATTCAGGAGGAGGAGAAGCGAGATGA
- a CDS encoding murein hydrolase activator EnvC family protein: MSELSRLGRFHLRLTLSVLCLLALGIPGWCSTSDLDRRLKQEEKRLNQVQGQISYHRKKVQEMEGKERNVISEIESLAQQMAVTEQRISVINLRREKVKERMRQLTEEIKHTSSRIDYVKDLLRARLVAIYKYGGVAEFNLLLSAPGAMDALSTSYLLGKIADQDRRLITELSDRKARLDMAHRELKEQRALLERQNQELQENKLKLRVATDRRNDLLKRVRSEKSLHLAELREYERMEQEINSTITRLMAEKRRRLAEARAKAAKAQGTAPQEVVYYKGGRLAWPLVGQIRSSFGVRVHPVFRTRIMHTGLDISGSTGDPVRAAESGEVLYAGWLRGYGQVIILDHGRDLTTVYAHLSKIEVNEGEKVSRGEQIGRVGSTGIATGPHLHFEVRVNGKAVNPMGYLK; this comes from the coding sequence GTGTCTGAGTTGAGCCGGTTGGGACGCTTTCATCTCCGGCTGACCTTGTCGGTCCTCTGCCTCTTGGCGCTTGGCATCCCCGGGTGGTGCAGCACCTCCGACCTGGACAGGCGGCTCAAACAGGAGGAGAAGCGGCTGAATCAGGTCCAGGGGCAGATCTCCTATCACCGTAAGAAGGTCCAGGAGATGGAGGGCAAGGAGAGGAACGTAATCTCCGAGATAGAGTCCCTGGCGCAGCAGATGGCGGTGACGGAGCAGCGGATATCGGTTATCAACCTTCGCCGGGAAAAGGTGAAGGAGCGGATGAGGCAGCTGACGGAGGAGATAAAGCACACCTCCTCCCGGATAGACTACGTGAAGGACCTCTTGAGGGCCCGGCTGGTGGCCATATACAAGTACGGCGGCGTGGCGGAGTTCAACCTGCTGCTCTCCGCCCCGGGGGCCATGGACGCCCTGTCCACCTCCTACCTGCTGGGCAAGATAGCCGACCAGGACCGGCGGCTCATAACGGAGCTTTCGGACAGGAAGGCCCGGTTGGACATGGCCCACCGGGAGCTAAAGGAGCAGCGGGCCCTGCTGGAGAGGCAGAACCAGGAGCTCCAGGAGAACAAATTGAAGCTTAGGGTGGCCACCGACCGGCGGAACGACCTCCTCAAACGGGTTAGGAGCGAGAAGAGCCTGCACCTGGCGGAGCTTCGGGAGTACGAGCGGATGGAGCAGGAGATAAACTCCACCATAACCAGGCTCATGGCGGAGAAGCGCCGGCGCCTGGCGGAGGCCCGTGCCAAGGCGGCGAAGGCCCAGGGCACTGCGCCTCAGGAGGTGGTCTACTACAAGGGTGGGCGGCTGGCGTGGCCCCTGGTGGGACAGATCCGGAGCAGCTTCGGCGTCCGGGTTCACCCGGTGTTCAGGACCAGGATCATGCACACCGGGCTGGACATATCGGGATCCACCGGGGACCCGGTGAGGGCGGCGGAGAGCGGCGAGGTCCTCTACGCCGGGTGGCTTCGGGGGTACGGGCAGGTGATAATCCTGGACCACGGGAGGGATCTCACCACCGTCTACGCCCACCTCTCCAAGATAGAGGTGAACGAGGGTGAGAAGGTCAGCCGGGGCGAGCAGATAGGCCGGGTGGGTAGCACCGGCATAGCCACCGGGCCGCACCTGCACTTCGAGGTTCGGGTAAACGGCAAGGCGGTCAACCCAATGGGCTACCTCAAGTAG